The following proteins come from a genomic window of Streptomyces sp. NBC_01716:
- a CDS encoding ISAs1 family transposase has product MFVPPSSPAVVPVSPAPRLEALGSDAARGQVRGPVAEFESVTDPRGACGVRYRVSSLLALVVCAMTRAGHDSITAAAEWCRGAAPEELAAFGLPYHPLLGRYRIPSEKTLRTVLGRLDPGEVGAAGYDHLRPLLSTVSHSPEPLMPDGGIEREQRRAHRAAAHAEPVRSRRRAIAVDGKCLRSAKRPDGSQVFVLSAVRHGDGITLASREIGAKTNEIPEFQPLLDQLDDADLKGAVVTADALHAQRDHATYLYERGAHYLLTIKNNQRDQARQLHALPWKEIPVIHRDDARGHGRHEQRLVQVVTVNGLLLPHAAQVLRIQRRRRLYGAKKWSSETVYAITDLPAEEASTAEIASWARGHWTVENTVHWCRDVTFNEDKSQVRTHNTPSVLAAVRDLIRGVLKLAGYVNTAASRRAHTERPLVLSLYGIT; this is encoded by the coding sequence GTGTTCGTTCCTCCATCATCCCCTGCCGTCGTTCCCGTCTCTCCGGCGCCCCGCCTGGAGGCCCTCGGCTCGGATGCCGCGCGAGGCCAAGTCCGCGGCCCGGTTGCCGAGTTCGAGTCGGTCACCGATCCTCGCGGGGCGTGCGGGGTGCGCTACCGGGTCTCCTCGCTGCTGGCCCTGGTGGTCTGTGCGATGACCCGGGCAGGCCATGACTCCATCACCGCGGCGGCGGAGTGGTGCAGAGGCGCCGCCCCCGAGGAACTGGCCGCCTTCGGTCTGCCCTACCATCCGTTGCTCGGCCGCTACCGGATCCCGAGCGAGAAGACCTTGCGCACCGTTCTGGGGCGGCTCGATCCCGGTGAGGTCGGCGCGGCCGGCTACGACCACCTGCGGCCCCTGCTGTCCACGGTGTCCCACTCTCCCGAGCCGCTCATGCCCGACGGCGGCATCGAACGCGAACAGCGCCGCGCCCACCGGGCGGCCGCCCACGCCGAACCGGTGCGCTCCCGGCGCCGGGCCATCGCGGTGGACGGCAAGTGCCTGCGCAGTGCGAAGCGCCCGGACGGCAGCCAGGTCTTCGTGCTCTCCGCCGTCCGGCACGGCGACGGCATCACCCTCGCCTCCCGCGAGATCGGCGCGAAGACCAACGAAATACCGGAGTTCCAACCCCTGCTCGACCAGCTCGACGACGCCGATCTCAAGGGGGCCGTCGTCACCGCCGACGCCCTCCACGCCCAACGCGACCACGCCACCTACCTGTACGAACGCGGCGCCCACTACCTGCTGACCATCAAGAACAACCAGCGCGACCAAGCCCGTCAACTCCACGCCCTGCCCTGGAAGGAGATCCCCGTCATCCACCGAGACGACGCCCGCGGCCACGGCCGCCATGAACAGCGTCTTGTCCAGGTCGTCACCGTCAACGGCCTGCTCCTCCCCCACGCGGCCCAGGTCCTGCGCATCCAGCGCAGACGCCGTCTCTACGGCGCGAAGAAGTGGTCCAGCGAGACCGTCTACGCCATCACCGACCTGCCCGCCGAGGAGGCGAGTACCGCCGAGATCGCTTCATGGGCTCGCGGGCACTGGACGGTGGAGAACACCGTCCACTGGTGTCGGGATGTGACCTTCAACGAGGACAAGTCCCAGGTCAGGACCCACAACACGCCCTCAGTCCTCGCCGCCGTCCGCGACCTGATACGCGGTGTGCTCAAGCTTGCCGGGTACGTCAACACCGCCGCCAGCCGCCGGGCCCACACCGAACGCCCCCTCGTCCTCAGCCTCTACGGCATCACATGA
- a CDS encoding ATP-binding protein, giving the protein MSVQVEEHRPVNVPRQPNQLFTTSIRLAAVSSAVPCSRMFVRDILDRWKLGDYIEVAELVVSELVANAVKMTGITDPEPKSWDIKAEHVIGVQLRTTNGSLFVEVWDRSMDAPVSKNPDNNTEGGRGLMLIGAMVKQWDVHRPQSGGKDVWAELELGKPAEPPPPHHSPLTVRVPGMTTAPRGAMEKTAHWVACYVP; this is encoded by the coding sequence GTGTCCGTCCAGGTCGAGGAGCACCGCCCCGTGAACGTACCCCGTCAACCGAACCAGCTCTTCACCACCAGCATCCGCCTTGCTGCCGTGTCCTCAGCCGTACCATGCTCGCGGATGTTCGTGCGGGACATCCTCGATCGCTGGAAGCTCGGCGACTACATCGAGGTTGCCGAACTGGTGGTGAGCGAGCTTGTCGCCAACGCCGTGAAGATGACCGGCATCACGGACCCAGAACCGAAGTCGTGGGACATAAAGGCAGAGCACGTCATCGGGGTGCAGCTCCGCACCACGAACGGCAGCCTGTTTGTCGAGGTGTGGGACAGAAGCATGGACGCCCCCGTGTCGAAGAACCCCGACAACAACACCGAGGGCGGCCGTGGCCTGATGCTCATTGGGGCGATGGTGAAGCAGTGGGACGTGCACCGGCCGCAGTCAGGTGGCAAAGACGTCTGGGCTGAACTGGAACTGGGCAAGCCTGCCGAACCTCCGCCACCGCACCATTCACCCCTGACGGTGCGTGTACCGGGGATGACCACGGCGCCCCGCGGAGCGATGGAGAAGACGGCGCATTGGGTCGCCTGCTACGTTCCTTGA